One Coffea arabica cultivar ET-39 chromosome 5e, Coffea Arabica ET-39 HiFi, whole genome shotgun sequence DNA segment encodes these proteins:
- the LOC113689564 gene encoding uncharacterized mitochondrial protein AtMg00310, with product MPKEAQTQLHGMLGVQEDDGKGVYLGLPYMIGRSKNEIFDFVKERVWKKLQEWKEKALSQAGREVLIKAVVQAIPTYVMSCYKLTKTLCDDIKALIRNFWWGQRGTEKKMCWVRWNKLCQPKSEGGLGFRDMEAFNLALLAKQGWRLIKDPESLAARVLKTKYFGRTNFLNAKLRSNPSYLLRSLLEGRRLLNKGIVWRVGNGTDIKVWDDPWISCPPSFRVSQHAKMLWPDARVCDLFDNHSGGWRMDLLSALFLNHEIQSTPHGGLRMS from the coding sequence ATGCCTAAAGAAGCACAAACTCAACTCCATGGAATGCTAGGAGTACAAGAAGATGATGGGAAGGGAGTCTATCTGGGATTACCATACATGATTGGCAGGTCTAAAAACgaaatttttgattttgttaaagaAAGAGTCTGGAAGAAACTTCAAGAGTGGAAGGAAAAAGCCTTATCACAGGCTGGAAGGGAGGTATTAATCAAGGCAGTGGTCCAAGCTATTCCCACATATGTGATGTCTTGTTACAAGCTCACTAAAACTCTGTGTGATGACATTAAGGCTCTCATCCGAAACTTTTGGTGGGGACAGAGAGGGACGGAAAAGAAAATGTGTTGGGTGAGGTGGAATAAGTTATGCCAGCCAAAATCAGAAGGAGGTTTGGGTTTCAGAGACATGGAAGCCTTTAACCTTGCGTTATTAGCAAAACAAGGTTGGAGGCTAATTAAGGACCCTGAATCCTTGGCAGCCAGAGTTTTGAAGACCAAATATTTTGGTAGGACAAATTTTCTTAATGCCAAATTAAGGAGCAATCCGTCTTATTTATTGAGAAGTTTATTAGAAGGAAGGCGTTTACTCAACAAAGGCATTGTGTGGAGAGTGGGTAATGGCACCGACATCAAGGTTTGGGATGATCCGTGGATATCGTGTCCTCCCTCTTTCAGGGTGTCGCAACATGCTAAAATGTTGTGGCCAGATGCTAGAGTTTGTGACTTATTTGACAACCACTCTGGCGGCTGGAGAATGGACTTGCTAAGTGCTCTATTTTTGAATCATGAAATACAGAGCACTCCCCATGGGGGTTTAAGGATGAGCTAG
- the LOC113689565 gene encoding uncharacterized protein codes for MLKAVCKLVASSFKDWFDCFLKLRGKKTTALIAVIMWMIWRCRNQKIFEDKDGVAKQVGEFAKAFLHEFWNIHNTKGTRRSIEYHKWVAPAEHLLKLNVDGAFSEAAAGVGVVVRNHLGQVEAILATRVTTALNAEHVECLAFLSALEFARDFGITHFLLEGDALNIVERINSNEPDLSLIGNIVHGIRSLLATFDFVKVNYVRRTNNVPAHIVSKMSLSLEGSRVWFVDFPKAVTDAALQDLT; via the coding sequence ATGCTAAAAGCAGTTTGCAAGCTTGTTGCCTCAAGCTTTAAGGACTGGTTTGACTGCTTTTTGAAGCTTAGAGGCAAAAAAACAACAGCTCTCATTGCGGTGATCATGTGGATGATTTGGAGATGCCGGAACCAAAAAATATTTGAAGATAAGGATGGAGTTGCAAAACAAGTGGGTGAATTTGCCAAGGCCTTCTTACATGAGTTTTGGAATATCCACAATACGAAGGGGACACGAAGGAGTATAGAATACCACAAATGGGTAGCACCTGCGGAGCACCTTCTGAAACTTAATGTGGATGGCGCTTTTTCTGAAGCTGCAGCTGGAGTTGGAGTGGTGGTAAGGAATCACCTGGGCCAAGTGGAGGCTATACTGGCAACACGAGTGACTACTGCTCTAAATGCAGAACATGTGGAATGTTTGGCATTTCTTAGTGCTTTGGAGTTTGCCAGAGATTTTGGAATAACACATTTCTTGCTGGAAGGGGATGCTTTGAATATTGTAGAGAGGATTAATAGCAATGAGCCAGATCTGTCATTGATAGGTAACATAGTTCACGGAATAAGATCACTACTGGCTACTTTTGATTTTGTAAAGGTTAATTATGTGAGGAGGACCAACAATGTTCCTGCCCACATCGTGTCTAAAATGTCTCTGTCTCTTGAGGGAAGTCGAGTGTGGTTTGTGGACTTCCCCAAGGCTGTTACTGATGCTGCTCTTCAAGATTTGACATGA
- the LOC113689566 gene encoding BTB/POZ domain-containing protein At2g04740-like, protein MSELIGIDLDPEDFASSLPLKKVPYGDVYEPSRAGDVDRLKYLLESCINPCLVGHTDTARMLLESVAICSEHMFDGDRCHYVALNLKVRKLLKAFEARPPPLGPSQAAVRETFWGVRLIRLIWSNWMAKLNFQFQV, encoded by the exons ATGTCAGAATTAATTGGAATCGATTTGGACCCTGAGGACTTCGCCTCCTCACTTCCCTTAAAAAAGGTCCCATACGGCGATGTTTATGAGCCTTCCAGGGCCGGCGACGTTGATCGGTTGAAGTACTTGTTGGAGTCCTGCATCAAC CCTTGCCTTGTGGGGCATACGGATACAGCTAGGATGCTTTTGGAAAGCGTGGCCATTTGCTCCGAGCACATGTTTGATGGCGATCGCTGTCATTATGTCGCACTTAATCTTAAAGTTAGGAAGCTATTGAAAGCATTTGAAGCTCGCCCGCCTCCTTTGGGGCCTTCGCAGGCTGCAGTGAGGGAGACCTTCTGGGGTGTTCGGCTAATAAGGCTTATTTGGAGCAACTGGATGGCCAAGCTCAATTTCCAATTCCAGGTCTGA
- the LOC113690569 gene encoding polyphenol oxidase I, chloroplastic-like, whose amino-acid sequence MASLSTPLQSSTAYSSSSTLSSCPFSIKPSQFYLSAKRNYHQFTVSCKNNESHEQVNNLDRRDVLLGLGGLYGASNLIINPFAMAAPIAAPEITKCGPPADLPSGAVVTDNCCPPVPGKVIDYKLPPPPKVNRFRPAAHLVKKDYIEKLNKAVELMKALPADDPRNFTQQANVHCAYCNGAYVQSGSDQEIQVHNSWLFFPFHRWYLYFYERILGKLIGDPSFGLPFWNWDNIGGMTLPSIFQDQSSALYNQNRNQSHLPPTVVDLGYNGTDTDATDIERIKNNLAIMYRQMVTNSTTAKDFFGKEYRAGDAPSPGAGSIEAIPHIPIHRWVGDPRQTNGEDMGNFYSAGRDIVFYSHHANVDRMWTIWQQLGGKRKEVADPDWLNSSFIFYDENAQPVRVKVGDCFSNDKMGYIYQKVDIPWVKNKPVARVTKSRVAFTSGAPPADKVFPGPLNKTVKVLVKRPKLSRSKKQKEEEEERLVVSGIEFSMDKYVKFDVFINDEDDNPNDFAKSEYVGSFAHLPHKVKGDMKVKTTQTFELTEILEDLDVEEDDALLVTLVPKSKTALTIDSIKIEVAA is encoded by the coding sequence ATGGCATCTCTTTCAACTCCCCTTCAAAGCTCCACTGCctactcctcctcctccactcTGTCCTCCTGCCCTTTCTCTATCAAGCCATCACAGTTTTACCTCAGTGCCAAACGTAACTATCATCAGTTCACGGTTTCATGCAAAAACAATGAAAGCCATGAACAAGTTAACAATCTTGATAGGAGGGATGTGCTTTTGGGCTTGGGTGGCCTTTATGGCGCCTCAAACCTCATCATCAACCCTTTTGCCATGGCAGCTCCTATAGCCGCCCCAGAAATCACCAAATGCGGTCCACCGGCGGACTTACCTTCAGGAGCAGTTGTCACTGACAATTGCTGTCCGCCGGTGCCCGGCAAAGTCATTGACTACAAACTCCCTCCACCACCTAAGGTGAACCGTTTTAGGCCAGCTGCTCATTTGGTCAAGAAAGACTACATTGAAAAACTTAACAAGGCGGTCGAGCTCATGAAAGCTCTGCCAGCTGATGATCCCCGTAATTTTACCCAACAAGCAAATGTTCATTGCGCTTATTGCAACGGTGCCTACGTCCAATCAGGCTCTGATCAAGAAATTCAAGTCCATAACTCGTGgctattctttccttttcataGATGGTATTTGTACTTCTATGAAAGAATCTTGGGAAAGCTAATAGGCGATCCCAGTTTTGGACTGCCCTTTTGGAACTGGGACAACATTGGTGGTATGACCCTACCGTCCATATTTCAGGACCAATCGTCAGCACTGTATAACCAAAATCGTAACCAAAGTCATCTGCCACCAACAGTCGTGGACTTGGGGTATAATGGTACGGATACAGATGCAACAGACATAGAAAGGATAAAAAACAATTTGGCGATCATGTACCGTCAAATGGTCACTAATTCCACCACTGCCAAAGATTTCTTTGGAAAGGAATAccgggccggcgatgcgcccagCCCTGGTGCAGGGTCCATCGAGGCCATTCCCCATATCCCAATCCACAGGTGGGTCGGCGATCCAAGGCAGACAAATGGTGAAGATATGGGTAATTTCTACTCAGCTGGAAGAGATATTGTGTTCTATAGCCATCATGCAAATGTGGACCGGATGTGGACAATTTGGCAACAATTGGGAGGTAAAAGGAAGGAGGTCGCCGATCCAGATTGGCTGAATTCTTCCTTCATTTTCTACGATGAAAATGCTCAGCCTGTCCGCGTGAAAGTTGGTGATTGTTTTAGCAATGATAAAATGGGATATATTTACCAAAAGGTGGATATTCCTTGGGTTAAGAATAAGCCCGTGGCCCGGGTGACAAAATCTAGAGTGGCTTTCACTTCCGGGGCACCACCAGCCGATAAGGTATTCCCGGGACCCCTTAACAAGACCGTGAAAGTGTTGGTCAAGAGGCCCAAATTATCAAGAAGCAAGAAgcaaaaggaggaggaggaagagagaTTGGTGGTGTCCGGGATCGAGTTTTCCATGGACAAGTATGTTAAGtttgatgttttcattaatgatgaagatgataatCCAAACGATTTTGCTAAGTCCGAGTATGTTGGGAGCTTTGCACATTTGCCACACAAGGTTAAAGGTGACATGAAAGTTAAGACTACTCAAACCTTTGAGTTGACTGAGATTTTGGAGGACTTAGATGTTGAAGAAGACGATGCCCTGTTGGTGACTTTGGTGCCAAAGTCCAAAACTGCTCTTACCATTGATAGCATCAAGATTGAGGTTGCTGCTTGA